A part of Lactobacillus sp. ESL0700 genomic DNA contains:
- a CDS encoding LacI family DNA-binding transcriptional regulator, whose protein sequence is MKDINKGGNVVTIRTIAKLANVSHTTVSRALNGSSLVKPQTREKIVKIAQEVGYVPNINAKSLVTNRSYMIGIFFTDLNTGTSASFLTDVIEQTQKILPTGYSLSINSIDNAMADHSVSVSNFDGIILLSQSASDDQFIEYLHKIGVPLVILNRVIRRKDINNYAIGDELGGKIATEYAIRMGHRKFALIKGLSTFESAKLRTKGFMSAIRANNIKLDPTLIKQGDYRPKSGNVLMRQILSSSNIPTCVICENDDMAVGAINACIELGYKIPEDISFIGFDDMSYSKYLVPALTTVRKPTSVIVQLGISQLMKIMAGDQQEAIEQKIINPEIIVRNSVLNIKRDS, encoded by the coding sequence ATGAAAGATATTAATAAAGGTGGCAATGTTGTAACAATCAGAACGATTGCTAAATTGGCCAATGTTTCACACACAACAGTTTCTCGAGCTTTAAATGGCAGTTCATTAGTTAAGCCACAAACACGGGAAAAAATAGTTAAAATTGCTCAAGAAGTAGGTTATGTTCCTAATATTAATGCTAAAAGTTTGGTAACCAATCGCTCATATATGATTGGGATTTTCTTTACAGATTTAAATACGGGAACATCTGCTAGCTTTTTGACAGATGTAATTGAACAAACACAAAAAATATTGCCGACTGGCTATTCTTTGTCAATTAATAGCATTGATAATGCAATGGCAGACCACAGTGTCTCGGTTAGCAACTTTGATGGCATTATCTTACTGAGCCAATCTGCTTCTGATGATCAATTTATTGAATATTTGCACAAAATTGGTGTTCCGCTAGTTATTTTGAATAGGGTAATTAGACGCAAGGATATTAATAACTATGCGATTGGTGATGAACTTGGCGGCAAAATTGCGACTGAATATGCTATTAGGATGGGCCATCGTAAATTTGCATTAATCAAAGGACTAAGTACATTTGAGTCAGCTAAACTAAGAACTAAAGGTTTTATGTCCGCAATTCGTGCTAATAATATTAAACTTGATCCTACATTAATCAAGCAAGGCGATTATCGGCCAAAGAGTGGCAATGTTTTAATGCGGCAGATTTTGTCCAGCAGCAATATCCCAACTTGTGTTATTTGTGAAAATGACGATATGGCAGTTGGCGCAATTAATGCATGTATTGAATTGGGCTATAAAATTCCAGAGGATATCTCTTTTATCGGCTTTGATGATATGAGCTATTCTAAATATTTGGTTCCAGCATTGACTACTGTTCGCAAACCCACGTCTGTCATTGTTCAACTTGGTATTTCGCAGCTGATGAAAATTATGGCTGGCGATCAGCAAGAAGCAATTGAGCAAAAAATAATTAACCCAGAAATTATTGTCCGTAATTCGGTTTTAAATATCAAGCGAGATAGTTAG
- a CDS encoding tagaturonate epimerase family protein, with product MDLNKLLCNVKEILAADGNYDSLTNEHIYKPSIQVDRRNVYFILHQMGTDGIMQKKLVVYENRLTATDFEAVESLTDVDSTLLVAELNEHNNNALAKRFHWIRPTSRRNYKYSFGLGDRLGNASNAHIRLFKGRGVMPVLAQQSIRELVLMNRTNTDVFQDASWSVFEEGFTYGWGADGDHVKTPYEVDYAVKIGCSIITLDLTEVVNNDAVNLSDEELDKQFNALDPEQIKYFNDTYLNKTFDIGNGYSVKFTKHDVEESVLTYYDALLFSINVYQKYIVPYNLDLEISMDETPYRTTNPNHYFFANELKRRGITPTSVAPRFVGEFQKAIDYIGDPKEFEKDFIVHEAIAEHFGYRLSIHSGSDKLSVYEIIGRISKKNGWHVKTAGTNWLEALRVIAHKDPEFMVELYKFAYENLDDVKDYYVFDAQTDGNAPKPETITPANVNTLLDDNDSRQILHTMFGPIMNLKHNYHYVYRDKFWNILLKNQALYDKYLNIHIAEHLDLLQGVVKTKQEALDKNEPKTDISKEI from the coding sequence ATGGATTTAAATAAATTATTATGTAATGTTAAAGAGATTTTAGCTGCCGATGGCAACTATGATAGTTTGACTAATGAGCACATTTATAAGCCCTCAATTCAAGTAGATCGGCGCAATGTATACTTTATCCTTCATCAAATGGGTACTGATGGCATTATGCAAAAGAAGTTGGTAGTTTATGAAAACCGTCTAACTGCTACAGATTTTGAAGCAGTGGAATCTTTAACGGATGTTGACTCAACTTTGTTAGTTGCTGAATTAAACGAACATAACAATAATGCTTTAGCTAAACGCTTTCACTGGATTCGTCCAACCTCACGGCGTAATTACAAATACTCCTTTGGTTTAGGTGACCGGTTGGGTAATGCATCAAATGCTCATATTAGATTGTTCAAGGGCCGCGGTGTAATGCCAGTGTTAGCCCAACAATCAATTCGAGAATTGGTTTTGATGAACCGGACTAATACCGATGTATTCCAAGATGCTTCATGGTCAGTCTTTGAAGAAGGCTTTACCTATGGCTGGGGTGCTGATGGTGACCACGTTAAGACACCTTATGAAGTTGATTATGCTGTTAAGATTGGTTGTTCAATCATTACGCTGGATTTAACAGAAGTAGTTAATAATGATGCTGTTAACTTGAGTGATGAAGAATTAGATAAACAATTTAATGCTCTTGATCCAGAACAAATCAAATACTTTAACGATACTTATTTGAACAAAACTTTTGATATTGGCAATGGCTACTCAGTTAAGTTTACTAAGCATGATGTTGAAGAATCTGTATTGACTTACTATGATGCACTTCTCTTTTCAATTAATGTTTATCAAAAATACATTGTCCCTTATAACTTGGATCTTGAAATTTCAATGGACGAGACACCATACCGGACAACTAATCCTAACCACTACTTCTTTGCTAATGAATTGAAGCGTCGTGGCATTACACCAACTTCAGTAGCACCAAGATTTGTTGGTGAATTCCAAAAGGCAATTGATTACATTGGTGACCCTAAGGAATTTGAAAAGGACTTTATCGTTCATGAAGCAATTGCTGAACATTTTGGCTATAGATTAAGTATTCACTCAGGTTCTGATAAATTATCAGTTTATGAAATTATTGGCCGGATTTCTAAGAAGAATGGTTGGCATGTCAAGACTGCTGGTACTAACTGGCTTGAAGCATTACGAGTAATTGCTCATAAAGATCCAGAATTTATGGTTGAGTTGTACAAGTTTGCTTACGAAAATCTTGATGACGTTAAGGATTACTACGTCTTTGATGCTCAAACTGATGGCAATGCTCCTAAACCTGAAACAATTACACCAGCTAATGTAAATACATTGTTAGATGACAATGATTCACGGCAAATTTTACACACAATGTTTGGCCCAATTATGAACTTGAAGCACAACTATCACTATGTATACCGTGATAAGTTCTGGAACATTCTGCTTAAGAACCAAGCTTTATACGACAAGTACTTGAATATCCATATTGCTGAACACTTAGACTTGCTTCAAGGTGTTGTTAAGACTAAGCAAGAAGCCTTAGATAAGAATGAACCTAAGACTGATATTTCTAAAGAAATTTAG
- the uxaC gene encoding glucuronate isomerase, which produces MSLLNQDFLLENDTAKTLFHDYAAKMPIIDFHCHLNPEEIYENKNYPNITRIWLNEGHYGDHYKWRLMRANGVDEKYITGDGDEYKKFMEWAKTIEKSYGNPLYEWTHLELRRFFHIDEEFTQESAPRIWQKANELLQTEDFKPRNLIKNSNVKVVCTTDDPASDLKYHKLLKKEEQQNGFKTLPAMRPDKLIQIDRDGYGEYLEELGKISGVTINSFDDIVKALHQRFEFFSEMGGRLSDHSLLTYHFKEATKDELDQIVKKGIENKPLSQTEIDQYLTMLLEKLMALNNEFDWTMQFHINSNRDLNRPMFDQLGPDTGYDAVGTQPDIVTHITKLYTAMQSKNQVPRTIFYSLNNNDWMELATMMGCFQGGMVQKLQLGAGWWFNDTAEGIENQLRIFAQESLLPNFVGMLTDSRSFLSYPRHEYFRRVLCNFYGKLAEQGRVPDDTKKLGKIVQDISYNNAKNYFNF; this is translated from the coding sequence ATGAGTTTATTAAATCAAGATTTTTTGCTGGAAAATGATACAGCGAAGACGCTGTTTCATGACTATGCAGCTAAGATGCCAATTATCGATTTTCACTGCCACTTGAATCCAGAAGAAATTTACGAGAACAAGAATTACCCAAACATTACTAGAATTTGGCTCAACGAAGGACATTATGGTGACCACTATAAATGGCGTTTGATGCGGGCAAATGGTGTAGATGAAAAATACATCACCGGTGATGGTGATGAATATAAAAAGTTTATGGAATGGGCAAAAACCATTGAAAAGTCTTATGGTAATCCACTTTATGAGTGGACACACCTAGAATTACGGCGCTTTTTCCATATTGATGAAGAATTTACCCAAGAATCAGCTCCAAGAATTTGGCAAAAAGCTAATGAACTGCTGCAAACTGAAGATTTTAAGCCGCGCAACTTAATTAAGAACTCAAATGTAAAAGTTGTATGTACGACTGATGATCCTGCTTCGGATTTAAAGTATCACAAGCTACTTAAAAAAGAAGAACAACAAAACGGGTTTAAGACCTTGCCAGCAATGCGTCCAGACAAATTAATTCAAATCGATCGTGATGGTTACGGCGAATATCTGGAAGAATTAGGCAAGATTTCTGGTGTGACAATTAATAGTTTTGATGACATTGTTAAGGCTCTTCATCAAAGATTTGAATTCTTTAGTGAAATGGGCGGTCGTCTATCAGATCATTCTTTATTAACTTATCACTTTAAAGAAGCTACTAAAGACGAATTAGATCAAATTGTCAAAAAGGGGATTGAAAATAAGCCTCTTAGTCAAACAGAAATTGATCAATATTTGACAATGTTGCTAGAAAAGCTAATGGCTTTGAACAATGAATTTGATTGGACAATGCAATTCCATATAAACTCTAATCGTGATCTGAATCGGCCAATGTTTGACCAGTTAGGTCCTGATACTGGATATGACGCTGTTGGTACCCAACCAGATATTGTCACCCACATTACTAAACTGTACACGGCAATGCAAAGTAAGAATCAAGTTCCAAGAACAATTTTCTATTCGTTAAACAATAATGATTGGATGGAACTAGCAACTATGATGGGTTGTTTCCAAGGGGGAATGGTTCAAAAGCTGCAATTAGGTGCTGGTTGGTGGTTCAATGACACCGCTGAAGGCATTGAAAACCAGTTGCGGATTTTCGCTCAAGAAAGTTTATTACCTAACTTTGTTGGGATGCTGACAGATTCACGTAGTTTTCTTTCTTACCCAAGACACGAATACTTCAGACGAGTATTGTGCAACTTTTACGGTAAGTTGGCAGAACAAGGACGAGTACCAGATGATACTAAGAAATTAGGTAAGATAGTACAAGATATTTCATATAATAATGCTAAAAATTACTTTAATTTCTAA
- a CDS encoding glycoside hydrolase family 28 protein, whose translation MKHIFKRIFVNGLIAMGIILSGASFTLRAEAKAAKETVAIKQKHVSKKDTTQQIQSAINHIAKVGGGKVIIAPGTYYLKYLNLKSNVNLHLDRGAKLVFSDKFSAFPAVNTRYEGAAIKMRHPDIYGNNIYNAAITGSGTLDGNGQAWWKMYKKAKQGPLKNAPTTSFKYTRPFLLAFDHSSQIKIQGIKLVNSPAWTIHPLESENVLIQGITIDNPLTSPNTDGIDPESSNNVKILNNTISDGDDCIAIKSGIETTNPKSSSHNIIISNNLMQHGHGGVVFGSEMSGGIHNVIISNNIFDHTDRGIRMKTRRGRGGQISNVTVSNIIMQGVITPLAINEFYGKSGATANNYLSNTKQPITSGTPAISNISLTNITATDVSSVAGFIYGIPESPVDGVTLSNYSVTMAPNAVAQEPEMIDHAQKYADSGFWFENTTNVHLNNVSIKGITTEKFVHNVNNQDLNWKN comes from the coding sequence GTGAAGCATATCTTCAAAAGAATTTTTGTTAATGGACTGATTGCAATGGGAATCATACTTAGTGGTGCAAGTTTTACTTTGCGTGCAGAAGCTAAAGCGGCTAAAGAAACTGTTGCAATTAAACAAAAGCATGTAAGTAAAAAAGACACGACGCAACAAATTCAGTCAGCCATTAATCATATTGCCAAAGTTGGTGGCGGCAAGGTAATTATCGCTCCCGGCACATATTACTTAAAATATTTAAATTTAAAGAGTAATGTCAATTTACACCTAGATCGCGGTGCTAAGCTTGTCTTTTCAGATAAGTTTTCTGCCTTTCCAGCAGTTAATACCAGATATGAGGGCGCCGCTATTAAGATGCGGCATCCAGATATCTACGGCAATAATATTTATAATGCCGCTATCACTGGCAGTGGTACTTTGGATGGTAATGGTCAAGCTTGGTGGAAAATGTACAAAAAGGCTAAGCAGGGACCACTGAAAAATGCACCAACAACGTCTTTTAAATATACCAGACCATTTTTGTTAGCTTTTGACCATAGTTCACAAATTAAAATTCAGGGTATTAAACTAGTTAATTCACCTGCATGGACAATTCACCCATTAGAAAGTGAGAACGTATTAATCCAGGGGATCACAATTGATAATCCCTTGACTTCACCTAATACTGATGGAATTGATCCCGAGTCTTCGAACAATGTCAAAATTTTAAATAATACAATTAGTGATGGGGATGACTGTATTGCAATTAAGTCAGGAATTGAAACTACCAATCCTAAAAGCTCCAGTCATAACATTATTATCAGCAATAATTTAATGCAGCACGGGCATGGTGGTGTTGTTTTTGGTAGTGAAATGAGTGGCGGCATTCATAATGTCATTATCAGTAATAATATTTTTGATCATACAGATCGTGGCATCAGAATGAAAACAAGACGCGGTCGCGGCGGTCAGATTAGTAATGTTACTGTTTCTAATATTATTATGCAGGGTGTCATCACGCCATTAGCAATTAATGAATTTTATGGTAAAAGTGGTGCAACTGCGAACAATTATTTATCTAATACCAAGCAGCCAATTACTTCGGGTACCCCAGCTATTAGTAACATTAGTCTGACTAATATTACTGCAACTGATGTTTCTTCTGTAGCTGGATTTATTTATGGCATACCAGAATCTCCAGTTGATGGGGTAACACTTTCGAACTATTCTGTAACGATGGCACCCAATGCAGTTGCTCAGGAGCCAGAAATGATTGATCATGCACAAAAATATGCGGATTCTGGCTTTTGGTTTGAAAATACGACTAATGTTCATCTGAATAACGTGTCAATTAAGGGGATAACCACTGAAAAGTTTGTTCATAATGTGAATAATCAAGATTTGAATTGGAAGAATTAA
- a CDS encoding glycoside-pentoside-hexuronide (GPH):cation symporter: protein MESIDANIIDKKAKDCDATLVNDSSKHIPLHQKIAYGFGDFGNGFMFDLGQSYLTKFWIDGVGIGAGVVAGIFAFTKIFDAFMDPIAGSVVDNRKNIGKRGKFRPFMMVSAIILGILTIVTFTMPNGLSTNQKIIYAYAAYMIWGLTYSFTNDPYGSLASVMSRNTQDRSFMATTRQIGSVGAQFIAGVAFIPLTVMLGGSNQRRGYFLAASIFAVLGVVMFAICYFGTKENVHVNRNKSAQKEGFKDYFKVIFKNGPLGAIILMTLFTISAMNTNNQMMVFYAEYNLGNIGLQPVINAIMMGCSIVGVFMIPTLTKHFGQKKTAMWSFVIGAIANILNFVLPNNVVTFIVLVTIGYTALAIPNGITWAMVSNAIDYGEWRSGTRKEGITYAAFNFSRKIAQSLAALVSAGVLAMTGYVANAHQTPGALRGIKAAMTLYPGVCLILAAIIIGFLYKLDDDRFAKIVDDLDHGLWEGGRIGDN from the coding sequence ATGGAGAGCATAGATGCGAATATTATTGATAAAAAGGCAAAAGACTGTGATGCTACGCTGGTAAATGATTCGTCTAAGCACATACCACTTCACCAAAAAATTGCCTATGGCTTTGGTGATTTTGGTAATGGCTTCATGTTCGACCTTGGCCAATCTTATTTGACTAAGTTTTGGATTGATGGTGTTGGTATTGGTGCAGGAGTTGTCGCTGGAATCTTTGCGTTTACTAAGATTTTTGATGCTTTTATGGATCCGATAGCAGGTTCAGTAGTTGATAATCGAAAAAACATTGGTAAACGCGGTAAATTTCGACCGTTTATGATGGTTTCAGCGATAATTCTAGGAATTTTGACGATTGTTACCTTCACAATGCCGAATGGTTTATCAACAAATCAAAAAATTATTTATGCATATGCTGCTTACATGATCTGGGGTTTAACTTATTCGTTCACTAATGATCCTTACGGTTCACTAGCTTCGGTAATGTCCAGAAATACGCAAGACCGTAGCTTCATGGCAACAACAAGACAAATTGGTTCAGTAGGGGCCCAATTTATTGCTGGTGTGGCATTTATCCCGTTAACTGTAATGCTTGGTGGTAGTAACCAACGTCGTGGCTATTTCTTAGCTGCATCAATTTTTGCTGTATTAGGTGTTGTGATGTTTGCGATTTGTTACTTTGGCACGAAAGAAAATGTTCACGTTAACAGAAACAAATCTGCGCAAAAAGAAGGCTTTAAAGATTACTTCAAGGTTATTTTTAAAAATGGCCCACTGGGAGCAATTATTTTAATGACTTTGTTTACCATTTCTGCAATGAATACCAATAACCAAATGATGGTGTTTTATGCGGAATATAATCTGGGCAATATTGGCTTGCAGCCAGTCATTAACGCAATTATGATGGGCTGTTCAATTGTTGGGGTATTTATGATTCCAACTCTTACTAAACACTTTGGCCAAAAGAAAACTGCAATGTGGAGTTTTGTTATTGGTGCAATAGCTAACATTTTAAACTTTGTTTTGCCTAACAATGTTGTTACCTTCATTGTTTTAGTAACGATTGGCTATACTGCTCTGGCAATTCCAAATGGGATTACCTGGGCAATGGTTTCCAATGCAATTGATTATGGCGAATGGCGTTCAGGCACTCGTAAAGAAGGTATCACTTACGCAGCATTCAACTTTTCAAGAAAAATCGCGCAATCTTTAGCAGCGTTAGTTTCTGCAGGTGTATTGGCAATGACTGGTTACGTTGCCAACGCTCATCAGACACCAGGCGCTCTTAGAGGAATTAAAGCGGCAATGACATTGTATCCAGGTGTTTGCTTGATTTTAGCCGCAATTATTATCGGCTTTTTATATAAGTTAGATGATGATCGCTTTGCTAAGATTGTTGACGATTTAGACCACGGCCTCTGGGAAGGTGGCCGAATTGGCGATAACTAA
- a CDS encoding condensation domain-containing protein has protein sequence MRKYVGEPLNILHTVDLDTMYPIIRCELDFTSQLNRQRFTAALAATIQVVPELLCCYDLATNSFVQIADSAEQVIKYNVTYPDEDIKNWNLMREPQIKIYWCDYHRQTKLVIYLSHILTDGAGSKQLLYLLAKAYSEGPRALTNIHNYQKIAWLEQLISNYQKVPAKQTDHPVNPLLLPAIASNGQKARYVGSLSLTKTETTQLIEAAHLKGVTVNDVVMTAFGRTIQRFAGVPDISLACPTDMRKFGPKVNGVQVANLTSRYNITITTSLSENFSDLVLRVHDEMLTLKNNFQCFDSIKDLLLQYHTEPLTKLQQVVQDNYHVRDIAYTNFGIVDEEKLAFGATEIKRVILTGGFRTAPMYQIAVATYGGCLNLAFNMSGTQAEYDCGMAIAANMRDMINNFSLNAIINH, from the coding sequence ATGCGTAAATATGTAGGTGAACCATTAAATATTCTTCATACAGTTGACTTAGATACAATGTATCCCATTATTAGATGCGAACTTGATTTTACTTCACAACTAAATCGCCAGCGATTTACTGCTGCTTTAGCTGCTACAATACAAGTAGTTCCCGAATTACTGTGTTGCTATGACCTTGCTACAAATAGTTTTGTTCAAATAGCAGACAGCGCTGAACAAGTAATTAAGTACAATGTTACTTATCCTGATGAAGATATCAAAAATTGGAACTTAATGCGTGAACCGCAAATTAAGATTTACTGGTGTGATTATCACAGGCAAACCAAGTTGGTTATTTACTTAAGTCATATTTTGACAGATGGTGCTGGCAGTAAGCAATTACTGTATTTGCTAGCAAAAGCGTATTCGGAGGGACCACGAGCATTAACCAATATTCATAATTACCAAAAAATTGCTTGGCTAGAGCAATTAATAAGTAATTATCAAAAAGTCCCGGCAAAACAAACTGACCATCCTGTTAATCCGCTTTTACTGCCGGCTATTGCTAGTAACGGTCAGAAAGCCCGCTATGTTGGCAGTCTTAGTCTAACTAAAACAGAAACTACTCAGTTGATTGAGGCGGCTCATCTAAAAGGAGTAACTGTTAATGATGTTGTAATGACGGCTTTTGGGCGTACTATTCAACGTTTTGCTGGGGTGCCGGATATTTCGCTGGCCTGTCCAACAGATATGCGTAAATTTGGTCCGAAAGTTAATGGTGTTCAGGTTGCAAACTTAACTTCAAGATACAATATCACAATTACGACGTCGTTAAGTGAGAACTTTAGCGATTTAGTGCTTCGAGTTCATGATGAAATGTTAACGCTGAAAAATAATTTTCAATGTTTTGATTCCATTAAGGATTTGCTGCTGCAGTATCATACAGAACCGTTAACTAAACTCCAACAAGTTGTGCAAGATAACTACCACGTTCGCGATATTGCGTATACTAATTTTGGCATTGTTGACGAGGAAAAGCTGGCCTTTGGTGCTACTGAAATAAAGCGGGTAATATTAACTGGTGGTTTTAGAACTGCACCAATGTATCAAATAGCGGTGGCAACATATGGGGGATGCCTAAATTTGGCATTTAACATGAGTGGCACACAAGCAGAATACGATTGCGGGATGGCGATTGCAGCTAACATGCGTGATATGATAAATAATTTTTCACTTAATGCAATTATTAATCATTAA